DNA sequence from the Nicotiana tomentosiformis chromosome 3, ASM39032v3, whole genome shotgun sequence genome:
TGGGTAATAGAGTAtccatatatatttttttggatCTCCCATCGGCTCTGACAGGATCTcacataggctctgataccaatttgaagGATTGAAATACACCGAAGAATAATTTAGGCACAAGCAACAAATTCAACAAAGGCTATAGAAGAAATTTATCAAACTAGGGAGAGAACGTGGTAGGAGGCTTTTTTACAACTCATAAACTCTTGAATCTCACTACATCGTAGCTACCTCTCCATAATTGATAATATATAGTAACACCCCTATTTATAATACTACAAACTAAATTTGACTAGAATCTAGAAAACCTATTCCCATATGATTTTGACTGTGAATCCTAATTAGTCATGAATTAGAGAAACTAACAAATACAAAATCCTAGACAActtaggaataataattaatCTTGATTTAATTTCCAACAGATGCAAAGATTTATACATATTTGACGTCCGATCCGGATAAAAGAGAGAATAAATTTATCACACTAATTAATGTAGGCAATATTTCAAATAACAGTATTATAATTCGAAACGAAGTGACTTCCTGATCACAATAATGTCATATTTTCTCATGTTAACTAGTAACTAGTAATAACATATTGAAAAAAACCGGCAAAATAGGCCCCGAAGGGTAGTGGATATAAACAAAGATCTTATAACTTCTATATACGAGGGATAAATAAATTCTTACCCTTTCGAGTCatctaaaaataatattataaataacaATGGATAATAACTGAGTTTACAACTAAAAGTTTATATAAGACAATTAATCTTGTGCGACGAAAGTTGACATGCATTGAACGTGTAAAGTTTTTTATACTGTTAATGtataaaaattaaaatgcatAAACAAAAAAGAGTTTTAACTTATATGTATGATTATGTAAAGAAGATAAGAGATGTTACTTATCTCAGTACATAAAGATGACCTTATAGTTTAATTTGTTTTATATCACCAATGTATATACGTTacactcaaaaaaaaaaatgatattattttaaaaaaattgtgaCACCCAGGCGAATCCCATATTGATTAAATACGGAGAGATGCTAGGTGCATAAGTGAACAAGCATTAGACCTTATTGACGCGCTTTAAAGCCGTATGAGCCTAGGCCCAAAACGGATAGTATCACTAGTGGCTGAGTCAGTGGCGAAACCAGAAATTTTttcaagggtgttcaaacttgaaagaagtgaaaaaaattCCTCAACAAAAGGTGTttaatatatgttatatacctctaaaacctaatattttacATATATACACAGTGTAATTTTTTGACGAATGGTAGTCAATTGACCACCCTTAGGACGATGTGGCCTTACCTCTGGACTGAGCTGTTACATATAGTATCAAAGTCACTTTGCGTGCAATCTTGAATGATGGTGCGACAAACCTCAACGGTCAACTGAGTTGACATCGTAGACGTATCCCGCATCGATAAAACATAAGAAATATACTAAGTATAAGTAAACAAGCTTTATATCCTAATAACTCATTTTAAAAACAGTGCTAACCTATCCAAAGCGAGTAGGCTAGACTGTTACAAGAATAAAGATATTTTAATTGCTTTAAAGGGCAAGACATGGTGAAATTTGTGGTGAATTTTAAATTGTAAAAGTAGGAAGGGGCGGTGGTGCAAATCATGTGGAGAGCATGCACACTTTCTCTCCTCCAGACAAGTGCATTTCTACGGCCCACGGCCTTCTTACTGTCACGAGTGGATACCTACCACAATCAATAATTTACCCAAGCACTATATATATCCATCCCCATGCATATAGGAAAGCATTCAAATAAAGATCACGAAACCATTTCCCTTTGTGCCAACTCTACAAAAATCATTATTAACTTGTACTACTAGCATAAAAATGCAACCAAAGTTTTTCTATTTCACTCTCTTTATCTTTCTCTTGATCTCAACTACCGGTTCTTTGGCCTATAATACCGGCGGAAGGAAAATGAGCGCGCCGGAAACTTCGGGGTCACCTAGTGGAGGAAGTGGTGCGGCTCACGGGCCTAATTGGGATTACAATTGGGGTTGGGGTTCGAGCCCAGGAGGAGGATGGGGTTACGGTTCCGGCTCAGGCCGGTCACCTAATGGGTTCGGTCGAGGCTGGGGTTTTGGTTCTGGGTCGGGGAGTGGGTCCGGTTCTGGCTACGGTTATGGCTCAGGAAGTGGTGGGGCTCATGGTGGTGGATATGGAGCTGGAAGTGGTTCtggtggtagtggtggtggtTCGGGTTCAGGAAGTGGTGGCTCCGGTGGTGACCGGTCACCATAAGCTTCCGAGCACCAGGTGTAAACACCTTGTTTGAGCTAGTAATATATCGTGTACGAAGTATAGCTAagaatgtattatgacttgaactacgtgcaataTATAGGGTTTGATGTTTGGTGGAGAAGTAGAGTATATAGTGAGAATATGGCTAGGGTGGTATGTATTAATATGATGAATGTTTTCATATGCAAAAAACGTTTGAAAAGAAAACGAGTTCTTTTTCTTCTGTGAAGTCAAGTTCTTTTCTGGTGTGTGTGTGATATGAATGTTTGTATACTTTTTTCTTCAGGGGATTCACTTTTTGAGTTCAATTAATTCACGCTAACAATATAAAATCTTTCTATGAGGACACTTAAAATATATACTACAAGTAATTGTATATAAAATAAAGAGTAGTAATTTGAAAAAAATTAATATCGACATGTATCCTGCTACAATATGTTAATACTTATAattaattttagtattttttACAACGACAATACATATAAGTGTTAAAAAAATTAATAGACACAACTTTTAAAAGCAACACCCAAAATactttatgaaaatatttttatttttttctaactTGAAGagaatcttttttttttatttataaataaaaGATTTTATTTACCAAGTATAAGTATTAACAATATAACAAAGTGAACCTAGCTTTCTATCATAGCTCCCGCTGGACATGAAGCCCAGTTGGGAGTTACCTAGCTTTGCTACAATCCCTTTACTGCTTCTTTTGTCTTCTAAACTACATCAGGATACCAATTCAGTGTGTTCATGGTTCTATCTAACCTAGGAAATAGCTTGGCCCTAACGTGTATTTCTTGAATGATTAGTCGAATGATAGAATTAGCATATCTCTTCTTCTTCTGGAAAATAACATTGTTCCTCTCTTGCCAAATATGATAAACTCTTGATGCTAATGACATTCTGCATACTGTTGCCCCTCCACTTTTACCTTTGGCTACCTTTTCTATCCACTTCAGCTCCTCCTGTCAATCTCCCTTTGTTCTCTGAATGCCTTGCCAGTTTAGAAGCTGCTGCCATATAGTTGCTGATACTTCACAGTCAAAGAATAAGTGTTGTAATGTTTCATTCTCTCTTTTGACAGAGTGAGCATGTTTTGTCTGCAATAATCCCCCATCTTGCTAGCCTTTCTTTTGTAGCTAATCTATCTTGTATTGCGTCGTAGTATAAAAATTCACTTTGACAGTCCTTGATTATTACACACTAGTTTCCTCTATGGCACCTTCTGAAACTCCCCTTGCATGGCTTTGTATATGTGTCTTATGGAGAATCTCTCCATCAGATTCACCTTCTTTTCTGTATATCCAGCAACCTCAAAGTAGTTTCTTGCCTTGAATATCTTTTGGATATCCCATGATGCACTCTTTGGCTCTGTATTTCATATACTGTTCCCCTTTATGTAGTATGCATGAATCCACTAGacccacaactttttcttttttgtacaAATATTCCATAAGAGCTTGCAAATAGCTACTTTGTTCCACAGCTCCACATTGATGAAGTTTAGTCCTCCTGTTACCTTTGGAACACACAGTTTATCCCAGACAATCAATGCATTTTTGGTAGGTTCAGCAGCTCCTGACCATTAGAATCTCTTGCATATTGTTTCTATGAAACGAATGATTTTCTTTGGCAAAATGAATATGTGGGCCCAAAATATTTGAATTGCAACTAGAACACTCTTAATTGGCATTGCTCTTCCGGTATATGACAAAAATTTTGTTGTCCAACATTGGATCCTGCTTAACATTCTATCAATAAGAGGTTCACATTGGATAGCTGATAATCTCTTGGTGCTCAATGGGACACCTATGTATCTAAAAGGTAGTTTTCCTTTAGTGTACCCTAGCATGTCCATAATATGATGTTGAGTCATTTTGTTCACTCCACCAaagtaaatacaatatttgttagGATTTGCAATTAGTCTTGAGGCTACAGAAAATACTTGAAACTATTGATGGAGTATCTTGACTGATTGTATGTCCCCTCTACAGAAAAGAAGTAGATCATCAGCAAATTCTAATTGCACTAAGTTGACTTTGGCACATTTTGGGTGAAATTTAAACTTCTTGTTATCCTTCAATAGCTTCAGTAGTCTGCTAAGATACTTCATGGCCATCACAAATAAAACTGGAGATAGGGGATCCCCCTGCCTCAGTCCTTTTCTTGCCTCAAATGATTTAGCTGACTTACCATTAATTATTACATAGTAGGCAACTGTACTAATACATGCCATTATCCACTTCACAAATATTTTACGGAATCCCAACAACTTCATCACTTGTTCAATGTATACCCATTTCATAGATACCAATTTTGAGCATGCATCTTGGGGATATGTTCTTCCTCCCATGGCCTTTTATCAATTCATGGTTCATAATGATGTTATCAGTGATCATTCTGCGTGGTACAAAGGTTGTTTGGTAGTTATCTATTAGGTTTGTCATAACTTCATGTATTCTTGCTGTTAGAATTTTTGATATTATCTTGTATAGCACCGTGCAGCAGAAAATAGGCCTGAATTCCTTGATGTTAGTTGGGTTCTTGACTTTAGGGATCAAAGTAATAGTGGTGCAGTTGATGGCTTTGCACATTTCAGCATTTTCATAGAACTCCATTACTGCTGCAGTAACCTCATCACCCTATATGTGCCATATCTTCTTGAAGAAGTAGGAGTTATAACCATCACATCCCGATGCtttattatcatcaatatatagtATAACTCTCTTTATTTCCTCTTTAGTAACTAGCTTGATTAGCTGTAGTTGTTGGTGCCTAGTTAAAGTATAGCCTTTCTGCATGATCTCTAGGATAACTACTGGCATTTGTGAAGCTGCTGTACCAAGTAGTTTTTTTTGTAGAAATTCAGTATTTCCTCTTCTACTTCAATAGCACTTTGAAGAATTTGCCCTACACTGTTAGTTAGTCTGCAAATATGATTCTTTGCTTGCTTGTTTTTCACACAAGCATACAAGTATGATGTGTTAGAATCCCCTAGTTTAAACCACTGAATTCTTGACTTCTGCTTCAACACACTCTCCTCAAACTCCAACCACTTTTTCAGTTCAAGTTTTGCAGCATTTTCTTGTAGTATTGCCTCAGTGTTATTTCCAGAGAGTGGCATCTGAGCTTGGATACCTTCTAATTTGTTCCTTGATAATTGAATCTTGTGCCCAATACTATTGAATTCTTGGTTGTTCAGTTGTTTTAGAGTTTCTTTTAGCATTTTGAGCTTATTTCACACATTCAACATTGCAGTTCCCCTGTGCCTATTTCTCCAGCATTGCTTAACTGTTTCGTCAAAGTCTTGGTGACTTGCCAAAAAAGTTTAGAAACTTGAAAGGTCGCCTACATTCTTGATTAGTACCATCAATAGCTACACTCAAAGGACAGTTATCTGAGACACCAGGATTCATAATGATCCCCTCCATGGCAAGCCATTTCTGAATCCATTCTCCATTTACCAATTCAATTCTACTATGGATATGGTTGTTTGTCCAGGTGAACTTTCTCCCCACTATTTTGAGTTCATCTAATCTTGTATCCAGTATGAAGTTTTTGAAGTCTCTCACCTCTATCTCTTGTACTAAATTCCCTTACACTCTATCCTCACTAGATAATATAGTATTAAAATCCCCCATTATTAAGCTAGGGCCACTGACTCCATCCATAGTTATCTTCATGTCCTCCCATAGTCTCTTCCTGTCTTGTATagtgtgcatttcatagactacACCAAAGTTGAAATTAATTATGTGTTGATTCATGATCACATGCCCTACTATATATTGTTCATGTATTCGGATAACCTCAAAATCCACATGTTTTTGATCTCATACTACCCTAATTCTACCTCCTGGTGCCTCATCATAATTAGCTACCTATTGTTAGTTACTAAAAACCTTCTTCATTATTGAAACAATATTGGTTACCTTGACTCTATTCACTAGAACAACCATGATTACCACTTTATTCTCTCTACATAATTTTTTTAGTTCTTTTTTATTATACACTTTATTCAACCCCCTAACATTCCATGCTATGATATTCATCATGATATAGTAGTTATTTTAGATCCTCCTCCTCTTTCATTTCTACTCTGCTGACCTCTTGCCCCCTGAGCTTTAGATAATTGCACAATCTTCTGAGATGTGTCAACTAGTGCTTTGAATGCATTGCCAATGTCTACTTCATTCTCTCTTATGGATCCCATATTCTTCTTTGATGCAGACTTTCCTCTAACAAGTTGCCATTCTTCTTCATTTCCCTGTTGGAATGGTAGCTCATCACCTTCTGATTCCAGTTGATTCAGGAACCTACCATGAGCATCAATTTTGTTCATATTAGGATCAAGCACCCTCACTATTCTGCATTCTTATTTTTGTTTCTATTCAATATCTCTCTGATGTCCTCCCTCATGGTTCTACTTCTTTTGATCTCTACGTGAGTGACCTATTTGACAACATGTGTGGCAGTACTGAGGTTTTCAGTCATATTGTACCACCTGCTCGATCACATTGCCTTTAGGGTCATATAATTTGATTGTCCCTGCTAAAGGCCTAGAGATATCTATTTCAATTAACACCCTAGCATATGAGACTCTATCAACCACTGTAGTACATGCATCAGAATACAAAGTCTTTCTCAAACTACTCTAAATTTTGCTTAGGGCCTAATTACTCCAATAGTTAAGTGGTAGCTTAGAAAATTTGATCCATAGAGGTATGGTTTTAAGCACTTCCTCATTGAAATCAAATCCTTCTGTTCATGGTCTAATTATGATTGGCTTACTACTCATAGTATACAAACCATTCAATAGTACTTCATTCATCTCTTCACAGCTATTCATCAAAATTATGAAATACCCATCGTTATGAAAGAGTACCTTAGGTTTTTTTACCTTACTCCACTGGTTAGCTATGAAGCGCTCAATTTCCCCAATAGTTGGAGTATTTCCCACCACGTACAATATTATTGCTCGATTCCACTTCTGGTTTTCCTCTGTAATGTCCTCTTCTAATAGTTGCACTATAACTCCCCCGTCCTGTAGCACCAGAGGGATGTAGGATAAATTTATACCCTTAGCTGTAAATTTGTTTTCCTGGAACAAACCTGCCCATGATCTTCCCCTATTCCCAGTCTGCTCTGCTTTCTTGTTTTGCATGTTCTTCCCGGTGTCGATCTCAGCATTTCTCTGTTCCTTTGGCAAGTTTGTATGTACTGTTCCATTGCTCTGTTACTTGCTCGTACTCGCACCACCAATTGTGATCGGCGGTACAGCCAGTCCTTTAGCTCCAGAACTTACCACAGGTGTCAGAAGAGTGTCTAGGCTCACCGGTGTTTCCAATTTAATTGGAGCACTACTTAGATCTGGATAATTTAGGTCATTGTCACTTTCCAGATACAGATCTTCCTCTTGCATTTTCCCTTTAGCTTTTGCAGTTTGTTTTCCTTGTTCTCGCGTGATAATGTCTGTTAATTTCCTTTCTACCACTAGTGTTTTGCTGGTGTTTTTCTTCGATCTTCCTCTTCCTCCCATTTCCGGTGAGGGCGCAGGTTAGTTAGCACCTAACGCGCGCCGAGAGAAAAACGGAAAATACTCTTATGTCAATGTAAGTGGAAATAATTAGAAAAGGATGCAGAAAATAACTTGCATGTTTTGGTAATTCTTAGGCAATTGACATAAAAATTCAGAATGGATATGGTCTGACTGAGTCATCTCCCGTGGTTGTTGCTCGTCATCCTGCGTGTAATGTGAGTATTGTATCCTCTACCTAGAGAACCAAAAGAATTCAACTTCTGCTTCTACAATGAAGTTTCTCATAGAGATATCTTGTATGATATTGGTATAGAGCAGTGCCTTGAGCTTCTAAGCATCTTTCTGCAGGCGTGCATTATAAATTCTCATGTGGGAATCTGGTGGAGGACGTGAAGCAAATTAAAATAATTTCCTCTGTATACTGAGAAAAGAATACTTTCCTCTGAATCTAGCAATAAGAGAATCTCTAAAAGCTTGTTAGTGTATTTTTGGCGCACCAATAGTAGTGAGTTGACTTTTCACAAATATTCAGAATAACTTGACCGTTGATGTCGAACTGAGTTTGAAAAGAATTTAATAAGAAAATTGCCCCTATATCCTGCAAAATTATTAGAATTTTTACCTAGTTATACTATAATAGAAActtatttactatttttatttAGGTTCCTTATTAATTACTTTGTATATCTATATTTACTAGTTATatataaaacaataaaaaagaagaaattcAAGATATTCTCCAACTCTATTTCCAATAATCTCCCTTACATTTAAGATTCTTTCCTTTTCCAAAGGATTACAAAAACATCTTCTCTGTTTCTTAAAAATTACCCAAAATTGTTCTTCCCACAGTAAGAAATCTCGCTTATCCACTGTTGTCAAAAATCTTacttacccaaaatctcacttaCCCACTGTTATGCCCCCCAAAATTACAGCTTTTTTTTCCTCTCCAAAGTTTTTGAAATTCAATTTCTCTCTTTCTTACTAATCACCCAAAATCTCTATTTCTTATTGATATAATGCAGACGAAATTCTGAATATTGCTCTAGAATCAAGTTTGGGTAAATTTTGAatcttgtttta
Encoded proteins:
- the LOC104108720 gene encoding putative glycine-rich cell wall structural protein 1, producing the protein MQPKFFYFTLFIFLLISTTGSLAYNTGGRKMSAPETSGSPSGGSGAAHGPNWDYNWGWGSSPGGGWGYGSGSGRSPNGFGRGWGFGSGSGSGSGSGYGYGSGSGGAHGGGYGAGSGSGGSGGGSGSGSGGSGGDRSP
- the LOC138907980 gene encoding uncharacterized protein is translated as MLKETLKQLNNQEFNSIGHKIQLSRNKLEGIQAQMPLSGNNTEAILQENAAKLELKKWLEFEESVLKQKSRIQWFKLGDSNTSYLYACVKNKQAKNHICRLTNSVGQILQSAIEVEEEILNFYKKNYLGDEVTAAVMEFYENAEMCKAINCTTITLIPKVKNPTNIKEFRPIFCCTRGHTISQDTPSIVSKPKSASWDIQKIFKARNYFEVAGYTEKKVNLMERFSIRHIYKAMQGEFQKVP